A segment of the Cohnella algarum genome:
CCGAATAGCCGTGGAATTGAACGACGGCGGGGTGCGGCGAGGGCGCGTTTTTCGGCCTTGCGTACTTGGCATGGATTCGGGCACCGCGAACGCCCGTAAAGTAAAGATCGAAGCATTCGGCAAAAGGCACTTGAAAGCGGGCCGGGACCAGCTTCAATTGAGGGTCCGTCGCGCGCATTTCGGCGAGCGCCCGGTCCCAATAGGCGTCAAAATCGGAAGGCTTCGGATTTCTCCCTTCGTACGCCTGCAATTGGCTTAGCGGCATGTCGAGCAGCGGCAAGTTCGTTCATTCCTTCCTCTTATTTAACGGTAAAATCCTCCTTTCTTCATCCTACTGCAAATTCCGTCCGCAGAAAAGCGTTTTCTTTTTCGAAACAAACAACCTCCCGATCCGCCGCGCGTGGCGGCGGCCGGGAGGTCGGGCCGTATCGGGAAAGCTGGAAGGATCGTCCGTCGGCATTACGGTTGAATTGCCTTCAATTCGTCAGTCAGGCGCCGAAACGATTCGGCATCCCCTTGGACAAGCGCCGCGTCAATTGCCTCGTAGATTTTTGCCATCCGGTATTTTCGCAGCGCTTCGTCAAGGACCATCTCCGCCTCCAACCCGAGCATTGTCTCATAGGCGATTTTCATGTCCATCGGTTGCACCTCCAAAATCCGGCGATAGGGCTCTATCTGTCGGCTCCCCTTAAAGCATATTCATCGCTGCCGTCTCCGTTCAGGTCAATAGCCCCTTGCCGATCCTCGATATTGGTTAAATCTAAACCTTTTCTTTCATCGCGCTTTTTCCGATAGGCGTCAGCCGAACGAGCGGCACCCCGTCGTTCGTCTCTCCCCACCGCAGCAGGCCCAGATGCATCATCATTTTCAAAATCCGCAAGTGCAGCACGTCTTCCGCCGTATCGTAATAGTAGGGACGAACGAGCGGAAGC
Coding sequences within it:
- a CDS encoding IDEAL domain-containing protein, which gives rise to MDMKIAYETMLGLEAEMVLDEALRKYRMAKIYEAIDAALVQGDAESFRRLTDELKAIQP